A single Phoenix dactylifera cultivar Barhee BC4 chromosome 1, palm_55x_up_171113_PBpolish2nd_filt_p, whole genome shotgun sequence DNA region contains:
- the LOC103719486 gene encoding putative pentatricopeptide repeat-containing protein At5g52630 — MNASPSATPLSPNLEPCFQSDPLLPSRSLDNAHRLFDRMPRRDAFSWATLISAHARRGRDPSVALVLFGRMLAAGLPPDPYSLGAALRACSSAVLLRPARQSHALALKSSLASHPLVAAAIIDAYAECGHAASSALVFDSAPPSARSSRVLWTTLIAGLTRSGDTLGAMDRFRRMRTESVGPTPFTLPTVLAACASERALRFGRQVHGCAVRTGFASSPFVTSSLVNLYAKCSDLASARTVIESAESDDSVSWNALIVSCSRSGLYADVLSLFAEMRHRGLEMDEFTYPSALNSVASAGDAPNGSSLHGLILKAGFEAHLHVANALVDMYAKCGSLNCARGVFDLMPERDVVTWTALLAGLARHASHESALQLYSEMRELGIDSDEFITAGVLSSCAGLTLLELGRQVHANSIRGGFDSFLSVGNSLVTMYAKSGCMDDAWTVFDSMTWRDAITWTALIMGFAQNGRGRDSLRLYNEMTRTGVKPDYVTFIGLLFACSHAGLVEAGRAHFESMERVYRIVPGPEHYACMIDLLGRSGQIGEAAELLDRMETEPDATVWKALLAACRVHRNIGLAERAAMVLFELDPTDAVPYVLLSNMYSAAERWGDVARIRSLMKSRGVIKEPGRSWIEMGGVVHVFHVEDRGHARTGEIYWKVEEMLRRIKEEEGYVADTGFALHDVGDEGKEMGLAYHSEKLAVAFGLISMPRGAVIRVYKNLRVCGDCHTAIKMVSKVYGRSIVLRDSNCFHHVNEGICSCGDYW, encoded by the coding sequence ATGAACGCCAGTCCCTCCGCCACGCCGCTGTCCCCCAACCTCGAGCCATGCTTCCAATCAGACCCTCTTCTCCCCTCCAGGAGCCTCGACAACGCCCACCGCCTGTTCGACCGAATGCCCCGTCGCGACGCCTTCTCCTGGGCCACGCTCATCTCCGCCCACGCCCGCCGCGGCCGCGATCCCTCCGTTGCCCTCGTCCTTTTCGGCCGCATGCTCGCTGCCGGCCTCCCTCCAGATCCCTACTCCCTCGGCGCCGCCCTCCGCGCCTGCTCCTCTGCCGTTCTCCTTCGCCCCGCCCGGCAGTCCCACGCCCTCGCCCTCAAGTCGTCCCTCGCCTCCCATCCCCTTGTCGCCGCGGCGATCATCGACGCGTACGCCGAGTGCGGCCACGCCGCCTCCTCTGCCCTCGTCTTCGATTCCGCCCCACCATCGGCACGGTCCAGCCGTGTCCTGTGGACCACCCTGATCGCCGGCCTTACCCGATCCGGCGATACGCTTGGGGCTATGGACCGGTTCCGCCGGATGCGGACGGAAAGCGTAGGCCCCACCCCCTTCACCCTCCCGACCGTCCTCGCCGCCTGCGCCTCCGAGCGCGCGCTCCGGTTTGGCCGCCAGGTCCACGGGTGCGCCGTCCGGACCGGCTTCGCCTCCAGCCCGTTCGTCACCAGCTCTCTCGTTAACCTCTACGCCAAATGTTCCGATCTCGCCAGCGCCAGAACAGTCATTGAATCGGCCGAGTCGGACGACTCGGTCTCGTGGAACGCTCTCATTGTCTCGTGCTCGCGTAGCGGGTTATATGCCGACGTCCTCTCCCTGTTCGCCGAAATGCGCCACCGAGGGCTCGAGATGGACGAGTTCACGTACCCCTCCGCCCTCAACTCGGTCGCTTCCGCCGGGGACGCGCCCAACGGGAGCTCCCTCCACGGGTTGATCCTAAAAGCCGGCTTCGAGGCCCACCTGCACGTGGCGAACGCCCTTGTCGACATGTACGCCAAGTGCGGGAGCTTAAACTGCGCCCGCGGGGTATTCGACCTGATGCCCGAGAGGGACGTCGTGACCTGGACCGCCCTCCTCGCCGGCCTTGCTCGCCACGCGTCACACGAGTCGGCTCTCCAGCTCTACTCCGAGATGCGAGAACTCGGCATCGACTCGGACGAGTTCATCACTGCCGGCGTGCTGAGCTCGTGCGCCGGGTTGACCCTGCTCGAACTCGGCCGGCAGGTCCACGCTAATAGCATTCGGGGCGGGTTCGACTCGTTCCTCTCGGTGGGGAACTCGCTGGTCACCATGTACGCCAAGAGTGGGTGCATGGATGACGCTTGGACGGTTTTTGATTCGATGACCTGGCGTGACGCCATCACGTGGACGGCTTTGATCATGGGCTTCGCTCAAAATGGTCGGGGGAGAGACTCCCTTCGGCTTTACAATGAGATGACTCGGACCGGAGTTAAACCGGACTATGTGACTTTCATCGGGTTACTGTTTGCGTGCAGCCACGCCGGTCTTGTCGAGGCCGGTCGAGCCCATTTCGAGTCTATGGAGAGAGTCTACAGAATAGTCCCCGGACCGGAGCACTACGCATGCATGATTGATCTCCTCGGCCGATCGGGTCAGATCGGGGAAGCGGCAGAGCTGCTAGACCGGATGGAGACCGAACCGGACGCGACCGTGTGGAAGGCGTTGCTGGCTGCATGTAGGGTACATAGGAATATAGGACTTGCGGAACGGGCGGCTATGGTGCTCTTCGAGCTAGATCCAACGGACGCGGTGCCCTACGTGTTGCTCTCGAATATGTACTCCGCGGCCGAGAGATGGGGTGATGTGGCGAGGATCCGATCGTTGATGAAGTCTCGAGGGGTGATCAAGGAGCCAGGTCGTAGCTGGATCGAGATGGGTGGTGTGGTGCATGTGTTCCACGTGGAGGATCGGGGGCATGCACGGACGGGTGAGATTTATTGGAAGGTTGAAGAGATGTTGAGGAGgatcaaggaggaggaggggtacGTGGCGGACACAGGATTCGCCTTGCACGATGTGGGGGATGAGGGGAAGGAGATGGGATTGGCGTACCATAGTGAGAAGCTGGCCGTGGCCTTTGGTCTCATCAGCATGCCACGTGGCGCGGTGATCCGGGTGTACAAGAACTTGAGGGTATGTGGCGATTGTCACACAGCGATCAAGATGGTGTCCAAGGTGTACGGAAGGAGCATCGTGCTGAGGGACTCCAATTGCTTTCATCACGTTAACGAGGGGATATGTTCTTGTGGGGATTACTGGTAG